From the genome of Sphingobacterium sp. UGAL515B_05:
GTGTTTAACTTTTTGGGGGCTTTTTTATGAACGAGAAATCGAAATCAACTGTAAAGTAAGAACCGTATTAGACCAAATGTAAACCTATTTCAGTATAAGACAACCATATCACTTTCGGACTTTGGTCGGTGCTTGTTCGGTGCTTGTTCGGTGCTCGTTCGGTACTTCTTCGGTTGCAACCGAAGAAACACCGAATGAGTTCCGATGAATATCCGTTTTTTGACCGAGAAAATATTGGATCAGGTAGAGGGTGAAACTTATTTATCCTTAAACATACTATAATGATCTTTCATGACCTGCAAGACAAAATCATTGGGAGTCATTTTTTCCGGATGTTTAACCTCCATCACCGTTTCAAGGCGTTGTACTAAAGCGGTTAAAATTCCGACATCCCTTCTGTCAAAAGCGGTTTGATAGATTTCTTTGACAGAGTTGGCATCTTTGTCACTCAGTTTGATTACTTGAGGAAATAGAATTGGGTGATTATCGAACGTTTCTTCGTAGATCGTGTCCCTCAATTTTAAATTAGGTTTGAGACTGATTACAGAGGTTTCTCCTGCAATATCTCCAATGCGCTGTCCGTTTTTGGATAAAACTATAGCGGTAATTGCAACCCCGCCCATCGTCATCCAGATGTCGATAATAGACAGGCTCCATCTCGACAAGTATTGATAGAAGTTGGCCCGGGAGCCGTCGAGTTTGACAACCTTTATTTTCATTATTTTCTTGCCTACAGTTTGGCCGCCAAAAGCGGTTTCAGTAATTAACGTAT
Proteins encoded in this window:
- a CDS encoding RDD family protein — its product is MNKLEINTAQNVKIEYNLASLGSRMIAFAIDYFIIVCYYFFCFFLLDSINMNAGDPYLFYGVMMALTLPAFFYTLITETAFGGQTVGKKIMKIKVVKLDGSRANFYQYLSRWSLSIIDIWMTMGGVAITAIVLSKNGQRIGDIAGETSVISLKPNLKLRDTIYEETFDNHPILFPQVIKLSDKDANSVKEIYQTAFDRRDVGILTALVQRLETVMEVKHPEKMTPNDFVLQVMKDHYSMFKDK